Within the Miscanthus floridulus cultivar M001 chromosome 17, ASM1932011v1, whole genome shotgun sequence genome, the region TCCTTTGAAAGGTGCAAGATACCCGGTTCGGTTTGGGTAACCTGATTCCATAAGATAATATTTTCCTACAAAACCAAGTTAGTAACGTACATAATAATACAACTATTGCTAACATAATACAGGAAACCATTAGTACCTTTAGGAGGCACAGGAAATGAAGGAAAATTTGCCAATGCATGATTGAGGATGCGCGTGTCATGTGCAGAACCCGACCAACCGGTAACCGCAAAGGTAAACCTCATGTCGAAGTCAAAAATAGCTagcacattctgagatgtatatCCATGACAATTTGTGTGGTTAACCACTTCGTCCACTGGCACTACCACTTGAACATGTGAACCATCTATTGCTCCAATTGCTCCTTTGAAGTATGGCCAAAAACGGTTCTCTCTCACCCTTTCATGCTCTGTAGAAAAAGTAGAATCTCTCGGTTTAATATTGTCCTTAGCTAACTTGCGCAAACACTTCAACACTTCATGAAACTTGGTGTTAACTATCCAAAGTGACCGTGTGAAACGATTTTTAGCTTGTGAAAATGATTGTGGTCCTCCGACAATCCACAAGAACATATCCAATGACTCAGTAGATGAAACATTGTTGCTTGAGGTCAATCCATAGGTACAGACTAGAAGTCATGAAGTGCCTCAAAAATCTCAGGGCTCATCCGAAACATCTTATAAAAATACATAGGCAAATTATGGTTCGACACAGAGAAACTTATT harbors:
- the LOC136515556 gene encoding uncharacterized protein codes for the protein MFLWIVGGPQSFSQAKNRFTRSLWIVNTKFHEVLKCLRKLAKDNIKPRDSTFSTEHERVRENRFWPYFKGAIGAIDGSHVQVVVPVDEVVNHTNCHGYTSQNVLAIFDFDMRFTFAVTGWSGSAHDTRILNHALANFPSFPVPPKGKYYLMESGYPNRTGYLAPFKGSTYHIPEFRNRSGPPQGKYEVFNFLHSSLRSIIERSFGVLKQKWRILKGMPSFSPRTQKHIITACLALHNFIRDNNLCDKEFKRCDADEDYLVEHTSGTKQTQGDGSEDVENEDTMNTIRTRIADALVSPREG